One window of the Canis lupus familiaris isolate Mischka breed German Shepherd chromosome 29, alternate assembly UU_Cfam_GSD_1.0, whole genome shotgun sequence genome contains the following:
- the LOC100686827 gene encoding SRA stem-loop-interacting RNA-binding protein, mitochondrial-like — MSERHKSWFQRFLVGGTEASSPTPAGPAGQPHLHCPYGGGRSQDQVMAAIFQVATREETRFGIMAIAASAARGTVALRVRIGQLVAFVRKIPWTAASSELREHFAQFGNVRKCTVPFDKETGFHRGMGWVHFSSEEDLQNALQQEKHIIDGVKLHIQAGRPKVLQGGQTSDEEKDF; from the exons ATGTCAGAGAGACATAAATCCTGGTTCCAGAGATTCCTAGTGGGAGGCACGGaggcctcctcccccactcctgctgGCCCCGCTGGGCAGCCTCACTTACACTGCCCTTATGGTGGTGGCCGCTCACAGGACCAAGTTATGGCAGCCATATTTCAAGTGGCAACCAGGGAGGAAACAAGATTTGGAATCATGGCA ATAGCGGCTTCAGCAGCAAGGGGCACTGTGGCGCTGCGTGTGAGGATTGGCCAGCTGGTGGCTTTTGTCAGAAAAATTCCCTGGACTGCGGCCTCCAGTGAGCTGAGAGAACACTTTGCACAGTTTGGCAATGTACGAAAGTGCACTGTACCTTTTGACAAAGAGACAGGATTTCATAGAGGTATGGGttgggttcatttttcttcagaagAAGACCTTCAGAATGCACTACAACAAGAAAAGCATATTATTGATGGAGTAAAGCTCCACATTCAAGCTGGGCGACCAAAAGTTTTGCAAGGGGGTCAAACATCTGATGAAGAGAAAGATTTTTGA